One Coffea arabica cultivar ET-39 chromosome 5e, Coffea Arabica ET-39 HiFi, whole genome shotgun sequence DNA segment encodes these proteins:
- the LOC113743733 gene encoding aspartyl protease family protein 2-like yields MNFLVGLVFVYLFSCGFVATGRGGILSLKNLKANVSHLAGIELPDHSSFNAVSSSANTGCNFATTKKATMDAVATDKNFYNEEEEEEEEDDDDDDDARNLGNQHKPTVKLHLKRRSGGKEAKGKDSVLESTTRDLVRIQTLHTRIVEKKNQNTISRLKKVARQSQNHYRRSLIALAASPEPQSSQLSGQLMATLASGVSLGSGEYFMDVFVGTPPKHYSLILDTGSDLNWIQCVPCYDCFEQNGPFYDPKDSSTFRNISCHDPRCHLVSSPDPPQPCKSENQTCPYFYWYGDSSNTTGDFALETFTVNLTNPSGKSEFKTVENVMFGCGHWNRGLFHGAAGLLGLGRGPLSFSSQLQSLYGHSFSYCLVDRNSNASVSSKLIFGEDKDLLSHPGLNFTTLVSAGKENNPVDTFYYVQIKSLLVGGEVLNIPEGTWNLSSEGAGGTIIDSGTTLSYFADPAYKIIKEAFMKKVKNYPIVEDFPILFPCYNVSGVEKLELPSFGIIFGDGAVWNFPQENYFIKLEPEEVVCLAILGTPTSSLSILGNYQQQNFHILYDTRQSRLGYAPTKCSEV; encoded by the coding sequence ATGAATTTCTTGGTTGGTTTGGtatttgtttacttgttttcCTGTGGTTTTGTAGCCACCGGACGTGGAGGGATTCTTAGTCTGAAGAATCTGAAAGCAAATGTCTCTCATCTGGCTGGCATAGAATTGCCTGATCATTCAAGCTTCAATGCCGTCTCGTCTTCAGCAAATACTGGTTGCAACTTTGCAACAACAAAGAAAGCAACCATGGATGCAGTAGCCACAGATAAGAATTTCtacaatgaagaagaagaagaagaagaagaagatgatgatgatgatgatgatgcaaGAAATTTGGGAAATCAGCATAAACCCACAGTCAAACTTCATCTGAAACGCAGATCAGGAGGCAAAGAAGCCAAGGGAAAAGACTCAGTTCTGGAGTCAACGACAAGGGACTTGGTTAGAATTCAGACTCTTCATACAAGGATTGTGGAGAAGAAGAATCAAAACACCATTTCTAGGCTGAAGAAAGTTGCTAGACAATCACAAAATCATTATAGGAGGTCTTTAATAGCTCTGGCAGCTTCGCCGGAGCCTCAGAGTTCTCAACTTTCCGGCCAACTCATGGCAACTCTTGCTTCAGGGGTGAGTCTTGGTTCAGGAGAATATTTCATGGATGTTTTTGTGGGTACACCTCCAAAGCATTATTCTTTGATTCTTGATACTGGAAGTGATCTTAATTGGATTCAATGTGTTCCATGTTATGACTGTTTTGAGCAAAATGGACCCTTTTATGATCCTAAGGATTCTAGTACTTTCAGAAATATAAGCTGCCATGATCCTAGATGTCACCTGGTTTCATCTCCTGATCCTCCACAACCTTGCAAGTCCGAGAATCAAACATGTCCTTATTTCTATTGGTATGGAGACAGCTCGAATACAACGGGGGATTTTGCGCTAGAAACCTTCACAGTTAATCTCACAAATCCTTCAGGAAAGTCAGAATTCAAAACTGTTGAAAATGTGATGTTTGGCTGTGGTCATTGGAACAGAGGACTGTTTCATGGTGCTGCTGGATTATTAGGCCTTGGGAGAGggcctctttctttttcctcccaaCTTCAATCATTATATGGCCATTCCTTTTCATATTGCCTTGTGGATAGAAACAGCAATGCTAGTGTCAGCAGCAAGCTGATTTTCGGCGAAGATAAAGATCTCTTGAGCCATCCTGGATTGAACTTCACCACATTGGTTTCTGCTGGCAAAGAAAATAATCCAGTTGATACATTTTATTACGTTCAAATCAAGTCGCTTTTGGTGGGGGGTGAGGTTCTGAATATACCGGAAGGAACCTGGAATTTAAGCTCAGAAGGTGCTGGTGGAACAATCATTGATTCTGGTACAACACTGAGCTATTTTGCTGATCCAGCTTACAAGATTATAAAGGAAGCATTCATGAAGAAGGTGAAAAACTACCCAATTGTTGAAGATTTTCCAATATTGTTTCCTTGCTACAATGTCTCAGGGGTGGAGAAGCTAGAGCTGCCATCATTTGGGATCATATTTGGTGATGGTGCAGTGTGGAATTTCCCACAGGAGAACTATTTTATCAAGCTTGAACCAGAGGAAGTTGTTTGTTTGGCAATATTGGGGACTCCAACCTCTTCTCTTTCAATTCTTGGAAACTATCAACAACAAAATTTTCATATCTTGTATGATACAAGACAGTCAAGGCTGGGATATGCCCCAACAAAGTGCTCAGAAGTGTAA